A DNA window from Hordeum vulgare subsp. vulgare chromosome 1H, MorexV3_pseudomolecules_assembly, whole genome shotgun sequence contains the following coding sequences:
- the LOC123448155 gene encoding vesicle transport v-SNARE 13-like, protein MSDVFEGYERQYCEISAALSRKCAAASALDGEKKKQKLSEIQADVQESESLIRRMDLEARSLQPSVKAGLLAKLREYKSDLNNVKGEIKRVSAPNAQQATREELLESGMSDTLAASSDQRGRLMMTSERLNQSSDRIRESQRTVFETEEIGVSILQDLHNQRQSLLHAHTTLHGVDDYIGKSKKILASMSKRMDRNKWIVGGIIATLVFAILFILYFKFAR, encoded by the exons ATGAGCGATGTCTTCGAGGGCTACGAGCGGCAGTACTGCGAGATCTCCGCCGCCCTCTCCCGCAAgtgcgccgccgcctccgccctcGACGGCG agaagaagaagcagaagctcTCCGAGATCCAGGCCGACGTGCAGGAGTCTGAATCGCTG ATCAGGAGGATGGATTTGGAGGCGCGGAGCCTGCAGCCGAGCGTCAAGGCCGGGCTGCTGGCTAAACTGCGGGAGTACAAGTCTGATCTCAACAACGTCAAGGGTGAGATCAAGAGGGTCTCGGCGCCTAATGCCCAACAGGCCACCCGGGAGGAGCTCCTCGAGTCTGGCATGTCGGACACGCTCGCG GCGTCATCTGATCAGAGAGGAAGATTGATGATGACATCAGAAAGGTTAAACCAATCTTCAGACAGAATTAgagaaagccaaagaacagtgttTGAGACAGAAGAAATCGGAGTGTCGATCCTTCAGGACCTTCACAATCAACGACAATCACTGCTCCATGCTCACACAACA TTGCATGGCGTGGACGACTACATCGGcaagagcaagaagatcctggcgTCCATGTCCAAGAGGATGGACAGGAACAAGTGGATCGTCGGCGGCATCATTGCGACCCTCGTCTTCGCCATCCTCTTCATATTGTACTTCAAGTTCGCTCGTTAG